AGCTTGCTGGCCTTCTCGAGCATCGAGGCGACCTCGGGATCGCCGGGCATGATGTCCAGGGTCGCGAGCAGGGGAGGGAGGCACAGATCGAGATCGCCCGCGTCGCACGCCGGGCGCGCGGTCGCGATGGCGTTGTCCGTCGCCTTGCGCGCGAAGACGGGGGCCCGGCTACAGGCCTTCTCGTCATCGGGAGAGGCCGCACAGGCCGAACGGTAGGCGATGGCCGCGGTCAGGAAGTCCCCGCGAACCGCCGCGTCTTCGGCGCGGGACATGGCCTCACGGTAGGCGGTGTTGCAGCCGCTCAGGATCAGCAGGCCGAGCAGCGGGGAGAAGCGCGAGAGCGGGAGTTGGGAACGCATGCGGACGATCGTGGGGCTACGGGGTGTGAGGCAGTGGACGCACTCGGGGGCCGCTTATTCACCGACCGAGCTGCCCCCCTGGTTTGTCTTCACATCCTAGCAGCACCGGACACCTGGCTTCCCGGGGGCCCCTGACGACGAAGGGCCCCGGGTTCCGGAGAACCCGAGGCCCTGGTCTTGGGGCGGGAGGTGAACCCGGGTGGTCCCGGTACCCTCACCCCGTCCCTCTCCCGGTGGGAGAGGGGTGGGTTACGCCGCCGTGCGGTGCATGTACTCGATGAGGTCGATCTTCGTCACGATGGCCAGCACCTTCTCGCCCTCCTTCACCACCGCCACCTTGTCCTGGTTGAACACCTCGCGCAGCCGGTTGAGGCTCGTCTCCGGTGCCACCACACCCTGCAGCGGCGCCACGATGCTGTCGATCGTGTCCGCGAACTTCACCTTGTTCGCCACCAGCGCGTTGAGCAGGTCGTACTCGTGGATCATCCCCACCGCGCGCCCGTCCTCGCTCATCACCGGCATCTGGCTGATGCCGTGCTGGCGCATCGTCTCCACCACCTGGTCCACCTTCTGGCCCTTGCGCGCCGTCACCACCGCCCGCTTGCCGTTGAGCAGATCGCGCACCGTCCCCGCGCCCTTCTCCTCCAGGAAGCCGTTGTCGCGCATCCACTCGTCCGAGTGGAACTTGCTGATGTAGCTCATGCCCGTGTCGGGCAGGATGACGACGATCGTCTTGCCCTTGCCGACCTCCTTGGCCAGCTGCACCGCCACGTGCACCGCCGCGCCCGCCGAGCCTCCCGCGAAGATGCCCTCCTCGCGCGCCAGCCGCCGCGCCGCCACGAAGCTCTGGCGGTCATCCACCTGCCGGATGTCGTCCACCACCTTGAAGTCCATGGCGCCGCACAGCATGTCCTCGCCGATACCCTCGACCTTGTACACGTGCGGCTCGGTCAGCTTGCC
This is a stretch of genomic DNA from Archangium violaceum. It encodes these proteins:
- a CDS encoding cystathionine beta-synthase translates to MDIHDNILSAIGHTPLVKLNRLVGPNDATVLVKCEFMNPGASIKDRMALYIIEKAEKEGKLKPGGTIVENTSGNTGMGVALAAAVKGYKCIFTMPDKMSLEKINRLKALGAQVVVTPTNVPAEDPRSYYETAKRIHRETPGAFMLNQYHNPDNIEAHYKVTGPELYEQTDGKIDYFVSGLGTGGTMSGAGKYLKEKIPGLKNVGVDPEGSVYEGYFKTGKLTEPHVYKVEGIGEDMLCGAMDFKVVDDIRQVDDRQSFVAARRLAREEGIFAGGSAGAAVHVAVQLAKEVGKGKTIVVILPDTGMSYISKFHSDEWMRDNGFLEEKGAGTVRDLLNGKRAVVTARKGQKVDQVVETMRQHGISQMPVMSEDGRAVGMIHEYDLLNALVANKVKFADTIDSIVAPLQGVVAPETSLNRLREVFNQDKVAVVKEGEKVLAIVTKIDLIEYMHRTAA